The proteins below are encoded in one region of Cucurbita pepo subsp. pepo cultivar mu-cu-16 chromosome LG10, ASM280686v2, whole genome shotgun sequence:
- the LOC111803981 gene encoding coatomer subunit delta-like, with product MVVLAASIVSKSGKVLVSRQFVDMSRIRIEGLLAAFPKLVGTGKQHTYVETENVRYVYQPIEALYLLLVTNKQSNILEDLDTLRLLSKLVPEYSLSMDEEGICKTAFDLIFAFDEVISLGHKENVTVAQVKQYCEMESHEEKLHKLVLQSKINETKDVMKRKASEIDKSKIEKNRGDKGGFMSLQSMGSGKIDNGLGDMGMSSGGGGGFGGSSGFGLGADVESFSSKPKGRPPSSATAPPKGLGMQLGKSQKTNQFLESLKAEGEVIVEDVKPNIGPSRSSVSLPTDPVTLSVEEKLNVSLKRDGGVSNFDLQGTLSLQILNQEDAHIQVQIETGGNPGILFKTHPNMNKELFSNENILGLKDPNRPFPTGQGSDAGVGLLKWRMQSTDESMVPLTINCWPSVSGNETYVSIEYEASSMFDLRNVIISVPLPALREAPSVRQIDGEWRYDSRNSVLEWSIVLIDNSNRSGSMEFVVPPADSSVFFPISVQFSAASTFSYLKVVNILPLRGGAPPRYAQRTQLTTENYQVV from the exons atg GTTGTTCTTGCTGCATCCATTGTTAGCAAGTCTGGGAAAG TTCTTGTTTCTAGACAATTTGTCGATATGTCTAGAATCAGAATTGAGGGCCTTCTTGCTGCTTTTCCTAAGTTGGTTGGAACTGGAAAACAGCATACATATGTGGAGACAGAAAATGTTCGCTATGTTTACCAGCCAATAGAAGCTTTATACTTGCTTCTTGTAACTAATAAACAGAGCAACATCCTTGAAGATTTGGACACCTTAAGGCTCCTTTCTAAGCTC GTACCTGAATATTCACTCTCTATGGATGAAGAGGGAATCTGCAAAACAgcttttgatttgatttttgcTTTCGATGAGGTTATTTCTCTTGGGCACAAGGAAAACGTGACTGTTGCACAGGTTAAGCAATACTGTGAGATGGAGAGTCACGAAGAGAAATTGCACAAGTTGGTATTGCAGAGTAAGATCAATGAAACTAAGGATGTCATGAAGCGGAAAGCAAGTGAGATTGACAAAAGCAAG ATTGAAAAGAATAGAGGTGACAAAGGAGGCTTTATGTCTTTACAGTCTATGGGATCAGGAAAGATTGATAATGGCCTCGGTGACATGGGCATGTCATCAGGTGGTGGAGGTGGTTTTGGTGGCAGTTCTGGTTTTGGATTGGGTGCTGATGTGGAGTCCTTTTCTAGCAAGCCTAAAG GCCGTCCACCTTCATCTGCTACTGCTCCTCCTAAAGGCCTTGGCATGCAGCTTGGTAAATCCCAGAAGACAAATCAGTTCTTAGAATCTTTGAAGGCAGAAGGTGAAGTAATAGTTGAAGATGTAAAGCCAAATATTGGTCCATCTAGGTCATCTGTCTCACTACCAACTGATCCCGTTACTCTATCTGTCGAGGAGAAACTCAACGTGTCCCTGAAACGAGATGGTGGTGTTAGTAACTTTGACCTTCAGGGAACACTGTCCCTTCAAATTCTTAATCAAGAAGATGCCCACATTCAAGTTCAG ATTGAGACTGGTGGGAACCCTGGCATCCTTTTCAAAACTCATCCTAACATGAACAAAGAGTTATTTTCCAATGAAAATATTCTAGGCCTGAAGGACCCGAACAGGCCGTTTCCTACGGGTCAAGGCAGTGATGCTGGAGTTGGTCTCTTGAAGTGGAGAATGCAAAGCACTGATGAATCAATGGTACCATTAACAA TCAACTGCTGGCCTTCAGTTTCTGGTAACGAAACCTATGTCAGCATTGAATATGAAGCTTCATCAATGTTTGACCTGCGGAATGTCATCATCTCAGTGCCTCTCCCAGCTCTTCGTGAGGCACCTAGTGTAAGGCAAATTGATGGAGAATGGAG GTACGATTCCAGGAATTCTGTCTTGGAGTGGTCGATAGTTCTCATTGATAACTCAAACCGCAG TGGATCGATGGAATTCGTTGTTCCTCCAGCCGATTCATCAGTATTTTTCCCCATTTCTGTTCAGTTTTCAGCAGCTAGTACATTTAGCTACCTGAAG GTCGTCAACATTTTGCCTCTCAGGGGCGGTGCTCCTCCCAGATATGCTCAGAGAACACAGTTGACCACGGAAAATTACCAAGTTGTGTGA
- the LOC111804179 gene encoding RNA polymerase II C-terminal domain phosphatase-like 1: MYKSVVYQGDELLGEVEIYPEEKNGYKNIEVKEIRISHFSQPSERCPPLAVLHTIAASGICFKMESKTSQSQDMPLHLLHSSCIMENKTAIMVFGMEELHLVAMYSRDHDKQYPCFWGFNVAMGLYNSCLVMLNLRCLGIVFDLDETLVVANTMRSFEDKIEALQRKISSEVDPQRTAGMLAEVERYQDDKLILKQYAENDQVIENGKVIKCQSEVVPALSDNHQPFVRPLIRLHEKNIILTRINPQIRDTSVLVRLRPAWEDLRSYLTARGRKRFDVYVCTMAERDYALEMWRLLDPDSNLINPKELLDRIVCVKSGSRKSLFNVFQDGFCHPKMALVIDDRLKVWDEKDQPRVHVVPAFAPYYAPNAEGNNVVPVLCVARNVACYVRGGFFREFDEVLLQKIYNISYEDDANDIPSPPDVSNYLGSEDEYSVSNGNKDTLTFDGMSDMEVDRRMKDALLASSTVNSADPRVPSLQYTMASASGTVPVPPYYPNMPLPHVDSVAHVAASEPSLQSSPAREEGEVPESELDPDTRRRLLILQHGQDTRERQSSEPAFLGRPPPLPQVVGPRAQPRGSWSPMEEEMSPLQLSWTRKEFPVDEEPIREKHRSNHPSFFPKNDSSFPPDRIPHENQRLSKEAFYRDDRVRVSRRPSSYPAFSADEIPMNQSSSRSRENDIESGRSIWSETPVGALQEIAMNFGTKVEFKPALVSSTDLQFAVEAWFVGEKIGEGIGKTRREAQRHAAEGSIKNLANVYVSRCKTDSTSANDMNKFPNDNGSGKRMRTDFHGNLPKPK; the protein is encoded by the exons ATGTATAAATCGGTGGTTTACCAAGGGGATGAGCTACTGGGAGAGGTAGAGATTTACCCAGAAGAAAAGAATGGCTACAAGAACATCGAAGTGAAGGAAATCAGAATAAGTCACTTCTCGCAACCGAGTGAGAGGTGCCCACCACTTGCAGTGCTTCATACCATTGCAGCCTCTGGAATTTGCTTCAAAATGGAGTCAAAGACCTCGCAGTCACAGGACATGCCGCTCCATCTTTTGCACTCCTCGTGTATCATGGAGAATAAG ACTGCTATAATGGTGTTTGGAATGGAGGAGCTACATTTGGTAGCCATGTATTCTAGAGATCATGACAAGCAGTATCCATGTTTCTGGGGCTTCAATGTTGCAATGGGACTCTACAATTCATGTCTTGTCATGCTGAATCTTAGATGTCTTGGCATTGTATTTGATCTTGATGAGACACTTGTGGTTGCAAATACAATGCGCTCGTTTGAGGATAAAATTGAAGCCCTGCAGCGAAAAATAAGCAGTGAGGTAGATCCACAGCGTACTGCGGGCATGCTGGCAGAGGTTGAGCGATATCAAGATGACAAGTTAATTCTAAAGCAATATGCTGAAAATGACCAGGTtatagaaaatggaaaagtgaTTAAATGTCAATCGGAGGTTGTTCCTGCATTGTCTGACAATCACCAACCTTTTGTTCGACCACTCATACGATTgcatgaaaaaaatatcattttgacTCGCATCAACCCCCAG ATTCGTGATACAAGTGTTCTTGTGAGATTGAGACCTGCATGGGAAGATCTTCGGAGCTACTTGACTGCAAGAGGTCGCAAGCGTTTTGATGTCTATGTGTGTACAATGGCTGAAAGGGATTATGCTTTGGAGATGTGGAGGCTTCTTGATCCAgattcaaatttgataaatcCCAAGGAATTGCTGGATCGCATTGTTTGTGTCAAGTCTG GTTCTAGGAAGTCATTGTTCAATGTCTTCCAAGATGGCTTTTGCCACCCCAAGATGGCTCTGGTAATTGATGATCGTTTGAAAGTGTGGGATGAAAAGGATCAACCTCGAGTTCACGTTGTTCCTGCATTTGCTCCTTACTATGCCCCTAATGCCGAA gGAAATAATGTCGTCCCTGTTCTATGCGTAGCAAGGAACGTTGCCTGCTATGTTAGAGGTGGTTTTTTCAG GGAGTTTGATGAGGTCCTTCtgcaaaaaatttataatatttcttaTGAAGATGATGCCAATGATATTCCCTCTCCACCTGATGTTAGCAACTATCTCGGCTCAGAG gACGAATATTCGGTCTCTAATGGAAACAAAGATACACTAACTTTTGATGGTATGTCAGACATGGAAGTCGATAGAAGAATGAAG GATGCACTTTTGGCTTCTTCAACTGTCAACAGTGCAGATCCACGAGTGCCTTCTCTTCAATATACAATGGCTTCTGCTTCTGGCACTGTTCCAGTTCCGCCATATTATCCTAACATGCCACTTCCCCATGTTGATTCAGTGGCTCACGTGGCCGCCTCTGAACCAAGTTTACAAAGCTCTCCTGCTAGAGAGGAGGGTGAGGTACCAGAATCAGAATTGGATCCTGATACAAGGCGTAGACTTCTTATATTGCAACATGGACAAGATACAAGAGAGCGTCAATCAAGTGAACCTGCATTCTTAGGGAGGCCTCCTCCATTACCGCAGGTTGTTGGTCCACGTGCACAACCACGTGGAAGTTGGTCTccaatggaagaagaaatgagccCATTACAACTAAGTTGGACACGCAAAGAGTTCCCTGTAGATGAAGAACCGATCAGAGAGAAGCATAGGTCTAATCATCCTTCATTTTTTCCCAAGAATGACAGTTCCTTTCCACCTGATAGAATTCCTCATGAAAATCAGAGATTGTCAAAAGAG GCTTTTTATAGAGATGATCGTGTGAGAGTAAGTCGAAGGCCATCTAGTTATCCTGCTTTTTCAG CTGATGAGATTCCAATGAATCAATCATCTTCAAGAAGTCGAGAGAATGACATTGAATCTGGACGCTCCATCTGGAGTGAAACTCCTGTTGGAGCTCTACAGGAAATTGCAATGAACTTTGGCACCAAG GTGGAATTCAAGCCGGCATTAGTCTCCAGCACAGATCTACAGTTTGCTGTTGAG GCATGGTTTGTGGGAGAGAAAATTGGTGAAGGAATTGGTAAAACAAGAAGGGAAGCGCAGCGACATGCTGCTGAAGGTTCTATAAAGAATTTGGCTA ATGTTTACGTATCGCGTTGTAAGACCGACTCGACGTCTGCAAACGATATGAACAAATTTCCTAACGACAATGGATCTGGAAAACGAATGAGAACGGACTTCCACGGGAATCTTCCAAAACCTAAATGA
- the LOC111804240 gene encoding clathrin light chain 1-like isoform X1, producing the protein MSAFDAYSMDGEDSYGGYGSYTNFSGGFPGDADVSVEHTPASPDVFGFDDPSPNYSQAPFDPIHMENGNGNGYGAAEEEVGDGVFVSDGPILPPPTEMGVEEGYALREWRRQNAIELEEKEKREKELRIKIIEEAEEYKIGFYEKRKLNVESKKVNNREREKLYLENQEKFHKEADKQYWKAIAELIPNEVPNIEKKRGKKKDEEKKPSILVVQGPKPGKPTDLSRMRQILVKLKHTPPPHMKPPPPPPAKDVKDAKDAKDGKDAKKEKDAAATKASSDPAPGAATATATANANGSSHKPQEPTAAEDQIAT; encoded by the exons ATGTCCGCCTTCGACGCCTACAGTATGGACGGTGAAGACAGCTATGGCGGTTACGGATCCTACACCAATTTCTCCGGCGGCTTCCCTGGGGACGCCGATGTAAGCGTTGAGCACACTCCTGCCTCGCCGGATGTCTTCGGATTCGACGATCCGAGCCCTAACTACTCCCAGGCTCCGTTTGATCCGATTCATATGgagaatggaaatggaaacgGCTATGGCGCGGCTGAGGAGGAAGTTGGTGATGGTGTTTTCGTATCGGATGGTCCAATTCTTCCGCCTCCCACCGAGATGGGCGTGGAAGAAGGATATGCTCTTCGTGAATGGCGTCG CCAAAATGCCATTGAACTtgaagagaaggagaaaagggagaaagaattgagaatcaaaataattgaagaagCCGAGGAGTATAAAATAGGTTTCTATGAGAAAAGAAAGCTTAATGTTGAGAGTAAGAAAGTTAAcaacagagaaagagagaag TTATACTTGGAAAACCAGGAGAAGTTTCATAAAGAGGCTGATAAACAATACTGGAAAGCAATTGCAGAACTAATTCCCAACGAAGTTCCTAATATtgagaaaaagagaggaaagaagaaggatgaagaaaagaaaccatCTATATTGGTTGTTCAAGGTCCGAAGCCTGGGAAGCCTACCGACCTTTCGAGAATGCGTCAAATTCTCGTAAAATTGAAGCACACACCCCCACCTCATATGAAGCCACCCCCACCCCCACCTGCCAAGGATGTCAAGGATGCCAAAGATGCAAAGGATGGAAAGGatgccaaaaaagaaaaggatgcAGCAGCAACAAAAGCATCATCTGATCCTGCACCTGGAGCTGCCACTGCCACTGCCACTGCCAATGCCAATGGCAGTTCTCACAAACCTCAAGAACCAACTGCCGCTGAGGATCAAATTGCCACATAA
- the LOC111804240 gene encoding clathrin light chain 1-like isoform X2, with protein sequence MSAFDAYSMDGEDSYGGYGSYTNFSGGFPGDADVSVEHTPASPDVFGFDDPSPNYSQAPFDPIHMENGNGNGYGAAEEEVGDGVFVSDGPILPPPTEMGVEEGYALREWRRQNAIELEEKEKREKELRIKIIEEAEEYKIGFYEKRKLNVESKKVNNREREKEKFHKEADKQYWKAIAELIPNEVPNIEKKRGKKKDEEKKPSILVVQGPKPGKPTDLSRMRQILVKLKHTPPPHMKPPPPPPAKDVKDAKDAKDGKDAKKEKDAAATKASSDPAPGAATATATANANGSSHKPQEPTAAEDQIAT encoded by the exons ATGTCCGCCTTCGACGCCTACAGTATGGACGGTGAAGACAGCTATGGCGGTTACGGATCCTACACCAATTTCTCCGGCGGCTTCCCTGGGGACGCCGATGTAAGCGTTGAGCACACTCCTGCCTCGCCGGATGTCTTCGGATTCGACGATCCGAGCCCTAACTACTCCCAGGCTCCGTTTGATCCGATTCATATGgagaatggaaatggaaacgGCTATGGCGCGGCTGAGGAGGAAGTTGGTGATGGTGTTTTCGTATCGGATGGTCCAATTCTTCCGCCTCCCACCGAGATGGGCGTGGAAGAAGGATATGCTCTTCGTGAATGGCGTCG CCAAAATGCCATTGAACTtgaagagaaggagaaaagggagaaagaattgagaatcaaaataattgaagaagCCGAGGAGTATAAAATAGGTTTCTATGAGAAAAGAAAGCTTAATGTTGAGAGTAAGAAAGTTAAcaacagagaaagagagaag GAGAAGTTTCATAAAGAGGCTGATAAACAATACTGGAAAGCAATTGCAGAACTAATTCCCAACGAAGTTCCTAATATtgagaaaaagagaggaaagaagaaggatgaagaaaagaaaccatCTATATTGGTTGTTCAAGGTCCGAAGCCTGGGAAGCCTACCGACCTTTCGAGAATGCGTCAAATTCTCGTAAAATTGAAGCACACACCCCCACCTCATATGAAGCCACCCCCACCCCCACCTGCCAAGGATGTCAAGGATGCCAAAGATGCAAAGGATGGAAAGGatgccaaaaaagaaaaggatgcAGCAGCAACAAAAGCATCATCTGATCCTGCACCTGGAGCTGCCACTGCCACTGCCACTGCCAATGCCAATGGCAGTTCTCACAAACCTCAAGAACCAACTGCCGCTGAGGATCAAATTGCCACATAA
- the LOC111803999 gene encoding CBS domain-containing protein CBSX5-like, with protein sequence MAMRLLAHEVSDICLGKPPLRSIPVSATLAHALSVLKRLRQNYISVWSCTCHSSKTASDHDCRCIGKVSVVDVILFLCREENLSQPAVALQSYVSILIPEVPVVVRYLEPHASLVEAIDLLLEGAQNLVVPIQTKTSAKSRKKVLKEVAPFDCPLHNDLEYCWLTQEDIIRYLLNSIGLFCPTSITPINSLNAIDTANILAVHYDDPAFSALPLLSQAIIQQSSVAIVDSDGKLIGEISPLTMNSCDVTVTAAIATLSAGELMAYVDYGNPPEDLVHLIKDRLEERNLGALLDWVEEETAIFSCSSFCSSSSDDDSVSSWGSSGRLRRCSTRQVRSSEAAVCNPRSSLVAVMIQALARRVASMWVIEEDGALVGIITFASMLKIFQEHLKSMR encoded by the exons ATGGCTATGAGGTTATTGGCTCATGAGGTCTCTGACATATGCCTTGGAAAGCCCCCACTAAGGTCCATCCCTGTCTCCGCCACACTCGCCCATGCCCTCTCTGTGCTCAAGAGGCTCCGTCAAAACTACATCAGCGTTTGGAGTTGCACCTGCCATTCCTCCAAAACTGCCTCCGATCATGATTGCCGATGTATTGGCAAGGTTTCTGTTGTTGATGTTATCTTATTCCTTTGTAGAGAAGAGAACCTCTCGCAACCTGCTGTCGCGCTTCAATCTTATGTTTCGATTCTCATTCCTGAGGTTCCTGTCGTCGTTAGGTATTTAGAGCCTCATGCTAG CTTGGTGGAAGCCATAGATCTCCTCCTCGAAGGCGCGCAAAATCTCGTAGTCCCAATTCAAACTAAAACCTCTGCAAAGTCCAGAAAGAAGGTTCTCAAGGAAGTTGCACCATTCGACTGCCCGCTTCACAATGACCTTGAATACTGTTGGCTCACCCAAGAGGACATAATCCGTTACCTCCTCAACTCTATTGGGCTTTTTTGCCCAACCTCCATCACTCCCATTAATTCCCTCAACGCCATCGACACAGCTAACATCCTTGCTGTACACTACGACGATCCTGCATTTTCTGCCCTGCCCCTCCTTTCTCAAGCCATCATCCAGCAATCCTCCGTTGCAATTGTCGATTCAGATGGGAAGTTGATCGGAGAAATCTCACCCCTCACAATGAATTCTTGTGATGTAACTGTAACGGCTGCGATTGCGACACTTTCAGCTGGTGAGCTAATGGCGTATGTTGACTATGGTAACCCACCGGAGGATTTGGTTCATTTGATCAAAGACAGACTGGAAGAAAGAAACTTAGGGGCACTGTTGGACTGGGTGGAAGAAGAGACAGCAATATTctcatgttcttcattttgttcATCTTCCTCAGATGATGATTCTGTCTCTAGCTGGGGAAGCAGTGGAAGGTTACGAAGGTGTTCAACCAGGCAAGTGAGGAGCTCAGAGGCTGCTGTGTGCAATCCCCGGAGTTCATTGGTGGCAGTGATGATTCAAGCTCTTGCGCGCCGTGTTGCAAGTATGTGGGTGATCGAAGAAGATGGAGCCTTGGTCGGTATCATCACGTTTGCATCGATGCTGAAGATTTTCCAGGAGCACTTGAAATCCATGCGTTAA